A single region of the Psychrobacter alimentarius genome encodes:
- a CDS encoding OmpA family protein, giving the protein MRNTLMIAAVASGLALSGCTTDPNTGQQRLNKTALGTLVGAAGGATISKATGGDKTGRDAAIGAALGAGVGYYMERQAKQLEQQMAGTGVSVEQNPTTGNIDLVMPGSITFAFDDATLNSSFKPTLSKLAQTMNQYNKTTVNIAGHTDSTGSASYNMGLSRDRAYSVANYLTAQGVASNRINVIAYGQTRPIASNNTESGRQQNRRVELTINSPQSVN; this is encoded by the coding sequence ATGCGTAATACATTAATGATTGCAGCAGTAGCATCAGGCTTGGCTCTTAGTGGTTGTACTACTGATCCAAACACTGGACAACAACGTTTAAATAAAACAGCACTTGGTACTCTAGTAGGTGCTGCAGGTGGCGCAACGATCTCTAAAGCAACTGGTGGTGACAAAACTGGTCGTGATGCAGCTATCGGCGCAGCTCTAGGTGCAGGCGTTGGTTATTACATGGAGCGTCAAGCCAAGCAACTTGAGCAACAAATGGCTGGTACTGGTGTATCAGTTGAGCAAAACCCAACAACGGGTAACATCGACTTGGTTATGCCAGGTAGCATTACGTTTGCCTTTGATGATGCAACATTAAACTCATCATTCAAGCCTACGCTTAGCAAGCTTGCACAAACGATGAACCAATACAACAAAACCACGGTAAACATCGCTGGTCATACAGATAGCACGGGTTCTGCGTCTTATAACATGGGTCTGTCACGTGATCGTGCTTATTCAGTCGCTAACTACCTAACCGCTCAAGGTGTTGCTTCTAACCGTATCAATGTGATTGCTTACGGTCAAACCCGTCCAATCGCTAGTAACAACACTGAAAGTGGTCGTCAGCAAAACCGTCGTGTTGAGCTAACCATCAACTCACCACAAAGTGTTAACTAA
- a CDS encoding acyltransferase → MRLTSTIKNIHKRNPKLGKAVSLATATGVIAANSISCSIPLWFMGVGKILTGASIADKTVIKITNHWISSNNALIDNMLPRKDWRIQLPDDVNTNGKYLLVSNHQSWVDTSIVQYISEKRLPLTRFFTKFELIYIPIVGQAFYFLDFPMMRRYSKEAVAKNPALKGKDIEEAKRACALLKDKPFTLLNYLEGTRFTKTKHDLQKSPYTHLLKPRAGGLSLAINALGADIDGMLDMTIVYPDGVPTYGDLWKGNIKRLGVDVRHIKIPDDLFAGIQNGGYENDPAIKAQMFEWVEQIWREKDQLITDMLAEFETAPTA, encoded by the coding sequence ATGCGACTGACATCTACTATCAAAAACATACACAAACGTAATCCTAAGCTAGGAAAAGCCGTCTCACTTGCCACAGCAACAGGGGTCATCGCCGCTAATAGTATCAGCTGTAGTATTCCCTTATGGTTCATGGGTGTTGGTAAGATACTGACTGGCGCATCGATTGCCGATAAAACTGTGATTAAAATCACCAATCATTGGATTAGTAGCAATAATGCTTTAATCGATAATATGTTGCCAAGAAAAGACTGGCGCATTCAATTACCCGATGACGTCAATACTAATGGCAAATACCTACTCGTCAGCAACCATCAGTCTTGGGTCGATACCAGTATTGTGCAGTACATTAGCGAAAAGCGCCTACCATTGACCCGGTTTTTTACCAAGTTTGAGCTGATTTATATTCCGATAGTGGGTCAAGCTTTTTACTTTTTAGACTTCCCAATGATGCGTCGTTACTCTAAAGAAGCCGTCGCAAAAAACCCTGCCCTAAAAGGCAAAGACATTGAGGAAGCCAAGCGGGCTTGCGCATTATTAAAAGACAAGCCATTTACCTTGCTAAACTATTTAGAGGGTACGCGCTTCACTAAGACCAAACATGATCTACAAAAGTCTCCTTATACGCACTTGCTTAAGCCAAGAGCAGGCGGTCTATCGCTGGCTATTAACGCGTTAGGAGCAGATATCGATGGCATGCTAGATATGACCATTGTTTATCCAGATGGCGTGCCAACTTATGGCGATCTATGGAAAGGGAACATCAAGCGCTTGGGGGTTGATGTCAGACACATCAAGATACCGGATGATTTATTTGCTGGTATTCAAAACGGTGGCTACGAAAATGATCCTGCAATCAAAGCGCAAATGTTTGAATGGGTTGAACAAATATGGCGCGAAAAAGATCAATTGATTACAGACATGCTGGCTGAGTTTGAAACAGCGCCTACTGCTTAA
- the minC gene encoding septum site-determining protein MinC: MTIQTNDHQTSSAATALAFYGKMLTFSRVQFSTDDLSIIEAELAKTLSNKSSNIPVLIDSDVEQDLSALVELLWSWGLQPIGVVTGILDEQARAQRLAIFPADGKRIERIVSNKKPPARVSETPDIQSGETNTTSHDTAATNDAASETTISTVTAETLVSAEHITSLFYDQMLRSGQSLNHVGGDLILTNSVNSGAEAITDNSLHVYGRAQGRLVAGATGDKDARIFCQVFNPTLVSVAGTYCLRDNLPEHVIDKSVQVRFVEGEGLVFTVMDNA; encoded by the coding sequence ATGACCATCCAAACCAATGACCATCAGACTTCAAGCGCTGCAACAGCGTTGGCATTTTATGGCAAAATGTTGACCTTTTCTCGCGTGCAGTTCAGTACAGATGATCTGAGTATTATTGAGGCCGAACTTGCCAAAACATTGAGTAATAAATCGAGCAATATTCCCGTTTTAATCGATAGTGACGTTGAGCAGGATTTGTCGGCGTTGGTAGAATTATTATGGTCATGGGGTCTACAGCCCATTGGCGTCGTTACAGGTATCTTAGATGAGCAAGCACGCGCACAGCGTTTGGCCATATTCCCCGCCGATGGCAAACGTATCGAACGTATTGTCTCTAACAAAAAACCACCTGCTAGAGTCAGCGAAACGCCAGATATTCAAAGTGGCGAGACCAATACAACAAGTCATGACACTGCTGCAACCAATGACGCAGCCTCTGAAACAACTATATCGACTGTCACAGCAGAAACATTGGTGAGTGCTGAGCATATTACCAGTCTGTTCTATGATCAAATGCTACGCTCAGGTCAGAGCCTAAATCACGTTGGTGGCGACTTAATCTTGACCAATAGTGTCAATAGTGGTGCAGAAGCCATCACTGACAATAGCTTACATGTTTATGGCCGTGCTCAAGGCCGATTGGTAGCAGGCGCAACAGGCGATAAAGATGCTCGTATTTTCTGTCAAGTATTTAACCCGACCCTGGTTTCAGTGGCAGGTACTTACTGCTTGCGAGACAACTTACCTGAGCATGTGATTGATAAGTCAGTACAAGTAAGATTTGTTGAGGGTGAAGGTTTGGTATTTACTGTTATGGACAATGCTTAA
- the minD gene encoding septum site-determining protein MinD translates to MAKIVVITSGKGGVGKTTTSASFAAGLALRGYKTVVIDFDVGLRNLDLIMGCENRIVYDFVDVITGSARLSQALVKDKQLENLYILPASQTRDKDALTDEGVAEVMTELSKQFDYIICDSPAGIERGAQLAMYHADEAIIVTNPEISSVRDSDRIIGILQSQTKKVEENQGSVREHLVITRYNAERAAANEMMDIDTISNDILKVPLLGVIPESHSVLEASNHGEPVIHYTDSIAGQCYDDIVARFLGEERPLRHIDVKKKSLLQRWFGG, encoded by the coding sequence GTGGCGAAGATAGTTGTAATCACTTCAGGTAAAGGCGGTGTGGGCAAAACCACAACAAGTGCCTCTTTTGCTGCCGGTTTAGCGTTGCGTGGCTATAAAACAGTCGTTATCGATTTTGATGTAGGTCTACGTAATCTAGACTTGATCATGGGTTGTGAGAACCGAATTGTTTATGACTTCGTTGATGTCATCACTGGTAGTGCCCGTTTGTCGCAAGCGCTTGTCAAAGACAAACAGCTAGAAAATTTATACATCCTTCCTGCCAGTCAAACGCGTGACAAAGACGCACTGACAGATGAAGGTGTGGCAGAAGTTATGACAGAGCTGTCTAAACAGTTTGACTATATCATCTGTGACTCGCCTGCTGGTATCGAGCGCGGTGCACAGTTGGCTATGTATCATGCGGATGAGGCCATCATTGTCACCAACCCTGAGATTTCTTCAGTGCGTGACTCAGATCGCATCATTGGTATTTTGCAAAGCCAGACAAAAAAGGTAGAAGAAAACCAAGGTTCAGTCCGTGAGCATCTGGTCATCACTCGTTATAATGCCGAACGTGCCGCCGCCAATGAAATGATGGATATTGATACCATTTCTAATGATATCTTGAAAGTGCCTTTACTTGGTGTGATTCCTGAAAGCCATTCAGTTCTAGAAGCATCTAACCATGGTGAGCCAGTCATTCATTATACCGATTCTATCGCTGGTCAGTGTTATGATGATATCGTTGCCCGTTTCTTAGGCGAAGAACGTCCTTTGCGTCACATTGACGTGAAGAAAAAGAGTTTATTGCAGCGCTGGTTTGGAGGTTAA
- the minE gene encoding cell division topological specificity factor MinE gives MTKKKGFWSSLFGTDDSNSAGSANLATERLKVIVASENRLNNRLTADRIEKMKREILEVVNKYVNGVQIDDVNINHRSEDSLDVLEMNISLPEHKK, from the coding sequence ATGACTAAGAAAAAAGGATTTTGGAGTAGCCTATTTGGTACTGATGACAGCAATAGCGCAGGCAGTGCTAATTTGGCTACTGAACGCCTCAAGGTTATCGTGGCTAGCGAAAATCGGTTGAACAATCGCCTCACTGCTGATCGTATCGAAAAGATGAAACGTGAAATACTCGAAGTGGTCAATAAGTACGTGAATGGCGTTCAGATAGATGATGTGAATATCAATCATCGTTCTGAGGACAGCTTAGATGTCTTAGAGATGAACATCAGCTTACCTGAACACAAAAAATAA
- a CDS encoding cytochrome b, which produces MRNTEVSLSKWSVSSRIFHWISAVLLLVTWSMILLYENLDNGFYIGLHKAFGISLLCWMIARVINRLLTKAPPSVPMPKWQALLAHLTHFGLYALLIAMPIAGLLMSVYGGRPVDIFGLFEIPVFVTPDRSLARFYNDLHTGIIWPAIITFTLAHIGAALYHQFIKKDNLIARMK; this is translated from the coding sequence ATGAGAAACACAGAGGTAAGTTTGTCAAAATGGTCAGTCAGTAGTCGTATTTTCCATTGGATCAGCGCGGTTTTATTACTGGTCACGTGGTCGATGATACTGTTATACGAAAATCTTGATAATGGTTTTTACATCGGATTACACAAAGCGTTTGGTATCAGTTTACTGTGTTGGATGATAGCACGGGTGATTAACCGCCTATTGACTAAAGCGCCACCATCTGTGCCAATGCCGAAATGGCAAGCTTTATTGGCCCACTTAACACATTTTGGACTGTATGCTCTATTGATTGCGATGCCAATTGCAGGGTTGTTGATGTCGGTTTATGGTGGACGACCAGTGGATATTTTTGGCTTATTTGAGATCCCCGTATTTGTTACGCCAGATCGAAGTTTGGCGCGCTTTTATAATGATTTGCACACGGGTATTATCTGGCCTGCTATTATTACGTTTACGCTTGCCCATATCGGTGCGGCTTTATACCATCAGTTTATCAAAAAAGACAATTTAATCGCACGCATGAAATAG
- a CDS encoding chemotaxis protein CheB translates to MKDNANRLELKEKNKESVKVMVIAEDHHQRMAFSDTVRSFGLILVGCMSQEQLRRKSELIDPAIDIWLIDSDYDDNIVAATTGSKAAAILIGFSQAPYLNEAWQYAKWQRKLKRKLAHTLALPTLIDVPVQKNENKDREWQYVVFLGASMGGPSAIKEFLDNLSPMLPVCLLLAHHFNNAMIGTLPRVLNRHNDWPCHIITSSQRLRAGQCLIAPIDRQIVCDSTGRVILLEQEWVGEYKPAIGQILKNTSDVYGSELINIIFSGMGNDGSQYLDLIQDNHSQLWVQDPSLSACPSQPQAIIDSGYCDFIGSPADLAKKLTDYISERAVTASLS, encoded by the coding sequence ATGAAGGATAATGCCAATAGGTTAGAACTAAAAGAAAAAAACAAAGAAAGTGTTAAGGTGATGGTCATTGCAGAAGACCATCACCAGCGCATGGCGTTTTCGGATACCGTGCGTAGTTTTGGCCTAATCCTTGTGGGCTGTATGTCACAAGAACAGTTACGAAGAAAAAGCGAGCTTATAGATCCAGCGATTGATATCTGGCTGATAGACAGTGACTATGATGACAATATAGTTGCTGCAACGACGGGCTCCAAAGCGGCGGCTATTTTGATAGGGTTTAGCCAAGCACCTTATCTGAATGAGGCATGGCAATATGCCAAATGGCAGCGTAAGCTCAAACGCAAACTGGCGCATACACTGGCGTTACCCACTTTAATCGATGTGCCAGTTCAAAAAAATGAGAATAAAGATAGAGAGTGGCAATACGTAGTATTTTTAGGTGCTTCTATGGGCGGACCTAGTGCGATCAAAGAATTCTTGGATAATTTGTCGCCCATGCTACCCGTTTGTCTGTTATTGGCCCATCATTTTAATAACGCCATGATTGGTACTTTACCACGCGTATTGAATCGCCATAACGATTGGCCTTGTCATATCATTACTTCTTCACAGCGCCTGCGGGCAGGTCAATGTCTTATCGCGCCGATTGATCGACAGATTGTCTGTGATTCGACAGGCCGAGTGATATTATTAGAACAAGAGTGGGTTGGCGAGTACAAACCAGCCATTGGACAGATCCTCAAAAACACCAGTGATGTGTATGGTAGTGAGCTTATCAATATTATATTTTCTGGTATGGGCAACGATGGTTCTCAATATTTAGATCTTATTCAAGACAATCATAGCCAATTATGGGTGCAAGATCCAAGTTTGAGTGCTTGTCCCAGTCAGCCTCAAGCTATTATTGACTCAGGATATTGCGATTTTATCGGTAGTCCAGCCGATTTAGCAAAAAAATTGACAGATTATATTAGTGAACGGGCAGTGACTGCCTCTTTGTCTTAA